Below is a genomic region from Vitis riparia cultivar Riparia Gloire de Montpellier isolate 1030 chromosome 5, EGFV_Vit.rip_1.0, whole genome shotgun sequence.
TTGGTGTGGTACTTGCTGGTGTTCTTGTAGATGGATCCTCCACCTGGAGCAGGCACCACTGTGAGCTCATGGCAAATTGATTCAACGCCGTCAGTCAAAACATCCCCCTCGATCACAGTGTAGCAGAGTGAGAATTTCTCTTTGTCAATCGCATCAATCCGGTGTGTCATGCTTTTGAATTTGTGGCCTGGAAACcagaaagataaaataaaaaaaaaaaaaaaaaaaaccagaaccCCCATTAGTCTATTCTGTTAACATGCACTGATAGTTATATGGGTTGCAATTATTATAATAGAAACTAACCTTCACCAAAGTGAATCTTCTTGATGGTTCCAGGGCCTCCGTCTCCTTGAATGACTTCCACGCACTTGATAGCTTGAGGCCTGACCTTGGGAATGAGGTTGTCAGCATCAAGGACAGCGGCCTTGAACATCTTGGCCGGGGGAACTGAAGAAGTGATCTCCTGCTCGTAAGTGAAAACACCCATGATCTTAGAGCGTGAAATGAAAAGGATcaaaagaggaagagaaggaGGATTGATTGGATTGCAGAGAGTGGTTCGAGGTGAGGAGAGATGTGAGAACTAGGGTGGTATTTATAGATGGATTGGACCAAGGTTCCCTTGTGTGAAGGTGTGTCTCCAGTTTTCAAAGGTAGAGGCAGCTTCATCTGAGGAAGGTTCAAAGTAATCCActagtttttaataaagaaatactATGATCTTATGCGGAAATGAGCAGGTTAATTTCAAGTGGTGGTCTACTCCCCGTTATGACCTAGAAAGTTCTTACAAATtcgaaaaaagaggaaaagattttgattaaaaaaaacaatattaataataaagccagccaaacaaaacaaaacaaaacaaatacgTGGATCTTAATTATGTTATTAACAAGTGAGAAAGTTGTCCTTTTACTCAGAAGACATCTGAGACTAGTGCTTTACTTTCGGTGCATTTACAGGTAAATAATATGTAGAATGAAACAGGAAATGGATATTTTCcttggattcaaacactaacaGTCGGGGGGCATTCAAGCTACTTTTCTTCATATATTGGTGGTTGGTGGCACACCCATTATTAGTCAAACATTATGGAACGGTGAGTCATGGAGAGTGACATAAGCCCATTCTAGAAATGCAGGCCAAAACAAATGGATAAGTCCCTTTAAATTGAGGAAACAAAGTCGGGGATATTGAAAAGCATCTTTTATATTCCCGGCGGCTTTACTATTCTTTTAAACTAATAGAATTACTTTTTCTCTATTCAACATTGGCTGCAACTACTCCAACATGTTTGAAAAAAGAATAGCTATAGAGACAAATCCCATAAACTATACTTCATAATTGTAACTTGGAATGACCCTGGAAGATCATAAATAGGTAGATTGGGATATAGTGGGAAAATTTCTGGAGTGCAGTAAAACAGAGGCCAGTGTTGTATTTACAGATTGGCAAATCAATTCAGAGAACTAACTTACGGGAAAACTACAGTTCCGGCTTAGCAAGTACCTGTAAAGCAAGAAAAGAAGATCAAAAGGGTTACTTGATTAATTGATCATAGTTAAAAGGGTTATTTGTcaaaaatgggtcatttttcaGATTAAAATCTATGGAGAGTTAGATttgtaaaattagaattatttcTCCCTCATTGACTTGTTGGTAGGTGTCATTGATTTGTTGGTAAGTGTTCATTTCTATTAAATTGAAGGATTGGTCCTAACTCTATTATGGGTCCTAAGGTAGTAGTCAATATTGtgttataataaattaaagaatCATCTAATAGaaaccaatttttataaaaataaaataaagatggtATTATTAATAAAGTATTTCCAATTACACTATCATGcatatgtaaaataaattactcCTTGCAAAAATTCACTAACAATAATCTTAGTGACTAAATTGGACTTAGTGTAGTGCTAGATATTGCACAATTAGTAAAAAGatgattttcaatatatttattaagGTAATACAACAATGGCTCTTCATTGCAATAAAACATTATGGAaaagttattaatattttctttttaaaaaaatagaaaacatgaagtgtatctaaatagacaataagttattatttattgaatattttaataaaaatgcaaGTGGTAAATTTGTAAAACCAAATTGGGAAGTTCTAATATGTTTTTAGATAAAGAAATACTATTCAACATATAATTGCATGGCAGCCATGATGTCCTGTGACCATTGACATGCAAGTAAATGATTGGTTAGTGAGATAAGAGAAACACATCAAGGGATCAATCACCAATATAGAACCATCTAAATTTAGATGCTAGTTTGTGAAAATGTTAACAATTTGATCTTCATCATATTTCATATGCATAAGCTATTGTTGCATGTGGatattataacattttatatCATACTTTATGCTCCCAATACTTTACTACTAACTTATTATTATCTTAATATTCATTGTCTATCTATCTAGCTACAAGTGATATGgatagataatattttaaataagacGATTaacaagaagatcaaagaatttacaagaagatcaaagaaagaTTCCCTATTGGAAAAAGCAAGAGCACACATCATTGTAGTTGATGTGGTCAATATGgccataataaaaaaaatacaaatgatcAATCCTTGAGATCATTATATCTTTAGCATCTTATGGACTAACAAGGCAtagaaattgtattttttatttatttattttgtatatggTGATAGGATAAACACATAGATGGAAGTTGTAATAGCGATCCTTCTTTTTGGATGCCCatacaaatgaaaatataaattacatttttgtaTTGTCATAGGACATGTATAAAGCCTTAATGGAAATTCTCAGTTTCTTCATGGTCATTAAGTTTGCTCACAATGATCTTGATAATAGTTAACTTCAAAACCtttggaatgaaaataaaagaatgggCTAAGAACTATTTTTGTCAAGA
It encodes:
- the LOC117914671 gene encoding major strawberry allergen Fra a 1-2-like; this encodes MGVFTYEQEITSSVPPAKMFKAAVLDADNLIPKVRPQAIKCVEVIQGDGGPGTIKKIHFGEGHKFKSMTHRIDAIDKEKFSLCYTVIEGDVLTDGVESICHELTVVPAPGGGSIYKNTSKYHTKGAEVCEEHVKGGKEDALATFKAIEAYVLAHPDAY